From a region of the Ovis aries strain OAR_USU_Benz2616 breed Rambouillet chromosome 2, ARS-UI_Ramb_v3.0, whole genome shotgun sequence genome:
- the LOC101110035 gene encoding small ribosomal subunit protein eS27-like: MPLAKDLLHPSPEEKRKHKKKRLVQSPNSYFMDVKCPGCYKITTVFSHAQTVVVLCVGCSTVLCQPTGGKARLTEGCSFRRKQH; the protein is encoded by the coding sequence ATGCCTCTCGCAAAGGATCTTCTTCATCCCTCtccagaagagaagaggaaacacaAGAAGAAGCGCCTGGTGCAGAGCCCCAATTCCTATTTCATGGATGTAAAATGCCCAGGATGCTATAAAATCACCACCGTCTTCAGCCATGCACAAACAGTAGTAGTTTTGTGTGTTGGCTGCTCTactgtcctctgccagcctacaggaGGAAAAGCGAGGCTTACAGAAGGATGCTCTTTCAGACGGAAGCAGCACTAA
- the SLC11A1 gene encoding natural resistance-associated macrophage protein 1 isoform X3, with translation MSIAFLDPGNIESDLQAGAVAGFKLLWVLLWATVLGLLCQRLAARLGVVTGKDLGEVCHLYYPKVPRTLLWLTIELAIVGSDMQEVIGTAIAFSLLSAGRIPLWGGVLITIVDTFFFLFLDNYGLRKLEAFFGFLITIMALTFGYEYVVARPAQGALLQGLFLPSCPGCGQPELLQAVGIVGAIIMPHNIYLHSSLVKSREVDRSRRADIREANMYFLIEATIALSVSFFINLFVMAVFGQAFYKQTNQAAFNICANSSLHDYATIFPRDNLTVAVDIYQGGVILGCLFGPAALYIWAVGLLAAGQSSTMTGTYAGQFVMEGFLKLRWSRFARVLLTRSCAILPTVLLAVFRDLQDLSGLNDLLNVLQSLLLPFAVLPILTFTSMPALMQEFANGLVSKIITSSIMVLVCAVNLYFVISYVPSLPHPAYFSLVALLAAAYLGLTTYLVWTCLITQGATRLAHSSHQRFLYGLPGEDQEEGRTSG, from the exons ATGAGCATAGCATTCTTGGACCCAGGAAACATCGAGTCGGATCTTCAGGCTGGGGCTGTGGCTGGATTCAAA CTGCTCTGGGTGCTGCTGTGGGCCACAGTGTTGGGCTTGCTCTGCCAGCGACTGGCTGCCCGGCTGGGCGTGGTGACAGGCAAGGACTTGGGCGAGGTCTGCCATCTCTACTACCCTAAG GTGCCCCGCACTCTCCTCTGGCTGACCATCGAGCTAGCCATCGTGGGCTCGGACATGCAGGAAGTCATTGGCACAGCTATTGCATTCAGTCTGCTCTCAGCCGGACG AATCCCACTCTGGGGTGGTGTCCTCATCACCATCGTGGacactttcttcttcctcttcctcgaTAACTACG GGTTGCGGAAGCTGGAagccttttttggatttcttattACCATAATGGCCTTGACCTTCGGCTATGAG TACGTGGTGGCTCGGCCTGCTCAGGGAGCACTGCTTCAGGGCCTGTTCCTGCCCTCGTGCCCAGGCTGTGGCCAGCCCGAGCTGCTGCAGGCCGTGGGCATCGTTGGTGCCATCATCATGCCCCACAACATCTACCTGCATTCCTCCCTAGTCAAG TCTCGAGAGGTAGACCGGTCCCGGCGGGCGGACATCCGAGAAGCCAACATGTACTTCCTGATTGAAGCCACCATCGCCCTGTCTGTCTCCTTCTTCATCAACCTCTTTGTCATGGCTGTCTTTGGGCAAGCCTTCTACAAGCAAACCAACCAGGCTGCG TTCAACATCTGTGCCAACAGCAGCCTCCACGACTACGCGACGATCTTTCCCAGGGACAACCTGACAGTGGCCGTGGACAtttaccaagga GGCGTGATCCTGGGCTGCCTCTTTGGCCCTGCAGCCCTGTACATCTGGGCCGTGGGTCTCCTGGCTGCCGGGCAGAGCTCCACCATGACCGGCACCTACGCGGGACAGTTTGTGATGGAG GGCTTTCTGAAGCTGCGGTGGTCACGCTTCGCCCGAGTCCTGCTCACTCGCTCCTGCGCCATCCTGCCCACTGTGCTCCTGGCTGTCTTCAGGGACCTGCAGGACCTGTCAGGCCTCAACGACCTGCTCAACGTGCTGCAGAGCCTGCTG CTTCCGTTTGCTGTGTTGCCCATCCTCACTTTCACCAGCATGCCCGCCCTGATGCAGGAGTTTGCCAACGGCCT GGTGAGCAAAATTATCACTTCCTCCATCATGGTGCTGGTCTGTGCCGTCAACCTTTACTTCGTGATCAGCTACGTGCCCAGCCTCCCCCACCCTGCCTACTTCAGCCTTGTAGCACTGCTGGCCGCAGCCTACCTGGGCCTCACCACTTACCTG GTCTGGACCTGTCTCATCACCCAGGGAGCCACTCGTCTGGCCCACAGTTCCCACCAACGCTTTCTGTATGGGCTTCCTGGAGAGGatcaggaggaggggaggacctCGGGATGA
- the SLC11A1 gene encoding natural resistance-associated macrophage protein 1 (The RefSeq protein has 2 substitutions compared to this genomic sequence) — translation MPVRGCPARQPLSAQRVPESAVLMSGDTGTPNQGGTRYGSISSPPSPGPQQAPPGGTYLSEKIPIPDTESGAFSLRKLWAFTGPGFLMSIAFLDPGNIESDLQAGAVAGFKLLWVLLWATVLGLLCQRLAARLGVVTGKDLGEVCHLYYPKVPRTLLWLTIELAIVGSDMQEVIGTAIAFSLLSAGRIPLWGGVLITIVDTFFFLFLDNYGLRKLEAFFGFLITIMALTFGYEYVVARPAQGALLQGLFLPSCPGCGQPELLQAVGIVGAIIMPHNIYLHSSLVKSREVDRSRRADIREANMYFLIEATIALSVSFFINLFVMAVFGQAFYKQTNQAAFNICANSSLHDYATIFPRDNLTVAVDIYQGGVILGCLFGPAALYIWAVGLLAAGQSSTMTGTYAGQFVMEGFLKLRWSRFARVLLTRSCAILPTVLLAVFRDLQDLSGLNHVLNVLQSLLLPFAVLPILTFTSMPALMQEFANGLVSKIITSSIMVLVCAVNLYFVISYVPSLPHPAYFSLVALLAAAYLGLTTYLVWTCLITQGATRLAHSSHQRFLYGLPGEDQEEGRTSG, via the exons ATGCCAGTGAGGGGCTGCCCGGCACGCCAGCCACTGAGTGCACAGAGAGTGCCCGAGTCTGCGGTCCTCATGTCAG GTGACACGGGTACCCCAAACCAGGGAGGGACCAGATATGGCTCCATCTCCAGCCCACCCAGTCCAGGGCCACAGCAAGCACCTCCCGGAGGGACCTACCTAAGTGAGAAGATCCCCATTCCGGATACAGAATCG GGTGCATTCAGCCTGCGGAAGCTGTGGGCCTTCACGGGGCCTGGATTCCTCATGAGCATAGCATTCTTGGACCCAGGAAACATCGAGTCGGATCTTCAGGCTGGGGCTGTGGCTGGATTCAAA CTGCTCTGGGTGCTGCTGTGGGCCACAGTGTTGGGCTTGCTCTGCCAGCGACTGGCTGCCCGGCTGGGCGTGGTGACAGGCAAGGACTTGGGCGAGGTCTGCCATCTCTACTACCCTAAG GTGCCCCGCACTCTCCTCTGGCTGACCATCGAGCTAGCCATCGTGGGCTCGGACATGCAGGAAGTCATTGGCACAGCTATTGCATTCAGTCTGCTCTCAGCCGGACG AATCCCACTCTGGGGTGGTGTCCTCATCACCATCGTGGacactttcttcttcctcttcctcgaTAACTACG GGTTGCGGAAGCTGGAagccttttttggatttcttattACCATAATGGCCTTGACCTTCGGCTATGAG TACGTGGTGGCTCGGCCTGCTCAGGGAGCACTGCTTCAGGGCCTGTTCCTGCCCTCGTGCCCAGGCTGTGGCCAGCCCGAGCTGCTGCAGGCCGTGGGCATCGTTGGTGCCATCATCATGCCCCACAACATCTACCTGCATTCCTCCCTAGTCAAG TCTCGAGAGGTAGACCGGTCCCGGCGGGCGGACATCCGAGAAGCCAACATGTACTTCCTGATTGAAGCCACCATCGCCCTGTCTGTCTCCTTCTTCATCAACCTCTTTGTCATGGCTGTCTTTGGGCAAGCCTTCTACAAGCAAACCAACCAGGCTGCG TTCAACATCTGTGCCAACAGCAGCCTCCACGACTACGCGACGATCTTTCCCAGGGACAACCTGACAGTGGCCGTGGACAtttaccaagga GGCGTGATCCTGGGCTGCCTCTTTGGCCCTGCAGCCCTGTACATCTGGGCCGTGGGTCTCCTGGCTGCCGGGCAGAGCTCCACCATGACCGGCACCTACGCGGGACAGTTTGTGATGGAG GGCTTTCTGAAGCTGCGGTGGTCACGCTTCGCCCGAGTCCTGCTCACTCGCTCCTGCGCCATCCTGCCCACTGTGCTCCTGGCTGTCTTCAGGGACCTGCAGGACCTGTCAGGCCTCAACGACCTGCTCAACGTGCTGCAGAGCCTGCTG CTTCCGTTTGCTGTGTTGCCCATCCTCACTTTCACCAGCATGCCCGCCCTGATGCAGGAGTTTGCCAACGGCCT GGTGAGCAAAATTATCACTTCCTCCATCATGGTGCTGGTCTGTGCCGTCAACCTTTACTTCGTGATCAGCTACGTGCCCAGCCTCCCCCACCCTGCCTACTTCAGCCTTGTAGCACTGCTGGCCGCAGCCTACCTGGGCCTCACCACTTACCTG GTCTGGACCTGTCTCATCACCCAGGGAGCCACTCGTCTGGCCCACAGTTCCCACCAACGCTTTCTGTATGGGCTTCCTGGAGAGGatcaggaggaggggaggacctCGGGATGA
- the CTDSP1 gene encoding carboxy-terminal domain RNA polymerase II polypeptide A small phosphatase 1 isoform X2, producing MDSSAVITQISKEEARSPLRSKGDQKSAASQKPRSRGILHSLFCCVCRDDGEALPAHSGAPLLVEENGAVPKAPVQYLLPEAKAQDLDKICVVIDLDETLVHSSFKPVNNADFIIPVEIDGVVHQVYVLKRPHVDEFLQRMGELFECVLFTASLAKYADPVADLLDKWGAFRARLFRESCVFHRGNYVKDLSRLGRDLRRVLILDNSPASYVFHPDNAVPVASWFDNMSDTELHDLLPFFEQLSRVDDVYSVLRQPRPGS from the exons ATGGACAGCTCGGCAGTCATTACTCAGATCAGCAAGGAGGAAGCGCGGAGCCCGCTACGGAGCAAAG GTGACCAGAAGTCAGCAGCCTCTCAGAAGCCCCGGAGCCGGGGCATCCTCCACTCGCTCTTCTGCTGTGTCTGCCGGGATGACGGGGAGGCCCTGCCTGCCCATAGTGGGGCACCCCTGCTCGTGGAGGAGAATGGTGCCGTCCCCAAG GCCCCAGTCCAGTACCTGCTCCCTGAGGCCAAAGCCCAGGACTTGGACAAGATCTGCGTGGTCATCGACCTGGATGAGACCCTGGTGCACAGTTCCTTCAAG CCAGTGAACAATGCTGACTTCATCATTCCTGTGGAGATTGATGGGGTGGTCCAccag GTCTACGTGCTGAAGCGGCCCCACGTTGATGAGTTCCTGCAGCGGATGGGTGAGCTCTTCGAATGCGTGCTGTTCACCGCCAGCCTGGCCAAG tACGCAGACCCCGTAGCTGACCTGTTGGACAAGTGGGGGGCCTTCCGGGCGCGGCTGTTTCGGGAGTCGTGTGTCTTCCACCGGGGGAACTACGTGAAGGACCTGAGCCGACTGGGCCGAGACCTGCGTCGGGTGCTCATCCTGGACAACTCGCCTGCCTCCTATGTCTTCCATCCAGATAACGCC GTACCGGTGGCCTCATGGTTCGACAACATGAGTGACACGGAGCTCCACGACCTCCTGCCCTTCTTCGAGCAGCTCAGCCGTGTGGACGACGTGTACTCAGTGCTCAGGCAGCCTCGGCCGGGCAGCTAG
- the CTDSP1 gene encoding carboxy-terminal domain RNA polymerase II polypeptide A small phosphatase 1 isoform X1, whose amino-acid sequence MDSSAVITQISKEEARSPLRSKGDQKSAASQKPRSRGILHSLFCCVCRDDGEALPAHSGAPLLVEENGAVPKQAPVQYLLPEAKAQDLDKICVVIDLDETLVHSSFKPVNNADFIIPVEIDGVVHQVYVLKRPHVDEFLQRMGELFECVLFTASLAKYADPVADLLDKWGAFRARLFRESCVFHRGNYVKDLSRLGRDLRRVLILDNSPASYVFHPDNAVPVASWFDNMSDTELHDLLPFFEQLSRVDDVYSVLRQPRPGS is encoded by the exons ATGGACAGCTCGGCAGTCATTACTCAGATCAGCAAGGAGGAAGCGCGGAGCCCGCTACGGAGCAAAG GTGACCAGAAGTCAGCAGCCTCTCAGAAGCCCCGGAGCCGGGGCATCCTCCACTCGCTCTTCTGCTGTGTCTGCCGGGATGACGGGGAGGCCCTGCCTGCCCATAGTGGGGCACCCCTGCTCGTGGAGGAGAATGGTGCCGTCCCCAAG CAGGCCCCAGTCCAGTACCTGCTCCCTGAGGCCAAAGCCCAGGACTTGGACAAGATCTGCGTGGTCATCGACCTGGATGAGACCCTGGTGCACAGTTCCTTCAAG CCAGTGAACAATGCTGACTTCATCATTCCTGTGGAGATTGATGGGGTGGTCCAccag GTCTACGTGCTGAAGCGGCCCCACGTTGATGAGTTCCTGCAGCGGATGGGTGAGCTCTTCGAATGCGTGCTGTTCACCGCCAGCCTGGCCAAG tACGCAGACCCCGTAGCTGACCTGTTGGACAAGTGGGGGGCCTTCCGGGCGCGGCTGTTTCGGGAGTCGTGTGTCTTCCACCGGGGGAACTACGTGAAGGACCTGAGCCGACTGGGCCGAGACCTGCGTCGGGTGCTCATCCTGGACAACTCGCCTGCCTCCTATGTCTTCCATCCAGATAACGCC GTACCGGTGGCCTCATGGTTCGACAACATGAGTGACACGGAGCTCCACGACCTCCTGCCCTTCTTCGAGCAGCTCAGCCGTGTGGACGACGTGTACTCAGTGCTCAGGCAGCCTCGGCCGGGCAGCTAG
- the CATIP gene encoding ciliogenesis-associated TTC17-interacting protein, which produces MSASPLSIGSKAKDHQPSTQENLPPPEANAEAIHFLNSLRQEELLLLFFSETLVMVSDTGEPQGELTIEVQGGKYKDQSGVITYFPFVHASSRGFVDKTLCGSSLLAYLSWKLEVVEQQSQEFIKFHILPMEQKTSLLKQDDQLAMTRMVKEGEEVKTEVTFFPRPSIEGFVSQAANLVLLRVMAWRHTVPSNARFLALDSEGKLCYSTYQALGSQTIQVGHQQVEVFIVEQTVHSEQGIPVSCQFYLLSDGHLAKRIQVGSPGCCMITKVPVLREEDDIEPRPAFKKKPLVWEEDLELYSRFLDRKEELRISHNSYLRQHPEAQALISDFLLFLLLRQPVDVVTFAAEYFGPFAKRRPPTPALRSSNRPSPFRELEPERSEA; this is translated from the exons ATGTCAgcctctcctctctccataggcTCCAAAGCCAAGGACCACCAACCCTCAACCCAGGAGAATCTGCCACCCCCAGAGGCCAACGCTGAGGCCATTCACTTCCTCAACTCCCTCC GGcaggaggagctgctgctgctgttcttcTCAGAGACTCTGGTCATGGTCTCGGACACAGGGGAGCCTCAGGGAGAGCTGACCATTGAGGTGCAGGGAGGGAAATACAAAGACCAATCTGGTGTCATTACGTACTTCCCCTTCGTGCATGCCTCCAGCCGAGGCTTCGTGGACAAAACACTCTGCGGAAGCTCCCTTCTGG CCTATCTCTCGTGGAAACTGGAGGTTGTGGAACAACAGAGTCAGGAGTTCATCAAG TTCCACATTCTCCCCATGGAACAGAAGACGAGTTTGCTGAAGCAGGATGATCAGCTGGCCATGACCAGAATGGTCAAGGAGGGTGAG GAAGTGAAGACCGAAGTGACTTTCTTCCCCAGGCCCTCCATTGAGGGCTTCGTCTCCCAGGCCGCTAACCTGGTGTTGCTGAGGGTGATGGCCTGGCGTCACACGGTGCCCAGCAATGCTCGTTTCCTGGCCTTGGATTCTGAAGGCAAACTCTGCTATTCTACCTAC CAAGCCCTGGGCTCCCAGACAATCCAGGTGGGCCATCAGCAGGTGGAAGTGTTCATTGTGGAGCAGACGGTACACTCAGAACAAGGCATCCCCGTGTCCTGCCAGTTTTACCTGCTCTCTGATGG GCACCTGGCCAAGAGGATCCAGGTGGGCTCCCCCGGGTGCTGCATGATCACCAAGGTGCCCGTATTGAGGGAAGAGG ATGATATTGAGCCTCGCCCTGCATTTAAGAAGAAGCCCCTGGTGTGGGAGGAGGACCTGGAGCTCTACTCGCGGTTCCTGGACCGCAAG GAGGAGCTCCGTATCAGCCACAACAGCTATCTACGGCAGCACCCCGAGGCCCAGGCTCTCATCTCCGACTTCCTGCTCTTCCTGCTGCTGCGCCAGCCGGTCGACGTGGTCACCTTCGCCGCCGAGTACTTCGGCCCCTTTGCCAAGAGACGCCCGCCCACCCCAGCCTTGCGCTCCTCCAACCGGCCcagccctttccgcgagctggaGCCGGAGCGCAGCGAGGCCTAG
- the SLC11A1 gene encoding natural resistance-associated macrophage protein 1 isoform X1, whose product MPVRGCPARQPLSAQRVPESAVLMSGGGGGRGQMALTLGQQKEAGHSPRLMGPFAGDTGTPNQGGTRYGSISSPPSPGPQQAPPGGTYLSEKIPIPDTESGAFSLRKLWAFTGPGFLMSIAFLDPGNIESDLQAGAVAGFKLLWVLLWATVLGLLCQRLAARLGVVTGKDLGEVCHLYYPKVPRTLLWLTIELAIVGSDMQEVIGTAIAFSLLSAGRIPLWGGVLITIVDTFFFLFLDNYGLRKLEAFFGFLITIMALTFGYEYVVARPAQGALLQGLFLPSCPGCGQPELLQAVGIVGAIIMPHNIYLHSSLVKSREVDRSRRADIREANMYFLIEATIALSVSFFINLFVMAVFGQAFYKQTNQAAFNICANSSLHDYATIFPRDNLTVAVDIYQGGVILGCLFGPAALYIWAVGLLAAGQSSTMTGTYAGQFVMEGFLKLRWSRFARVLLTRSCAILPTVLLAVFRDLQDLSGLNDLLNVLQSLLLPFAVLPILTFTSMPALMQEFANGLVSKIITSSIMVLVCAVNLYFVISYVPSLPHPAYFSLVALLAAAYLGLTTYLVWTCLITQGATRLAHSSHQRFLYGLPGEDQEEGRTSG is encoded by the exons ATGCCAGTGAGGGGCTGCCCGGCACGCCAGCCACTGAGTGCACAGAGAGTGCCCGAGTCTGCGGTCCTCATGTCAG gaggaggtgggggaagaggaCAGATGGCTTTAACCCTGGGCCAGCAGAAAGAGGCAGGTCACTCACCAAGGCTCATGGGGCCCTTCGCAGGTGACACGGGTACCCCAAACCAGGGAGGGACCAGATATGGCTCCATCTCCAGCCCACCCAGTCCAGGGCCACAGCAAGCACCTCCCGGAGGGACCTACCTAAGTGAGAAGATCCCCATTCCGGATACAGAATCG GGTGCATTCAGCCTGCGGAAGCTGTGGGCCTTCACGGGGCCTGGATTCCTCATGAGCATAGCATTCTTGGACCCAGGAAACATCGAGTCGGATCTTCAGGCTGGGGCTGTGGCTGGATTCAAA CTGCTCTGGGTGCTGCTGTGGGCCACAGTGTTGGGCTTGCTCTGCCAGCGACTGGCTGCCCGGCTGGGCGTGGTGACAGGCAAGGACTTGGGCGAGGTCTGCCATCTCTACTACCCTAAG GTGCCCCGCACTCTCCTCTGGCTGACCATCGAGCTAGCCATCGTGGGCTCGGACATGCAGGAAGTCATTGGCACAGCTATTGCATTCAGTCTGCTCTCAGCCGGACG AATCCCACTCTGGGGTGGTGTCCTCATCACCATCGTGGacactttcttcttcctcttcctcgaTAACTACG GGTTGCGGAAGCTGGAagccttttttggatttcttattACCATAATGGCCTTGACCTTCGGCTATGAG TACGTGGTGGCTCGGCCTGCTCAGGGAGCACTGCTTCAGGGCCTGTTCCTGCCCTCGTGCCCAGGCTGTGGCCAGCCCGAGCTGCTGCAGGCCGTGGGCATCGTTGGTGCCATCATCATGCCCCACAACATCTACCTGCATTCCTCCCTAGTCAAG TCTCGAGAGGTAGACCGGTCCCGGCGGGCGGACATCCGAGAAGCCAACATGTACTTCCTGATTGAAGCCACCATCGCCCTGTCTGTCTCCTTCTTCATCAACCTCTTTGTCATGGCTGTCTTTGGGCAAGCCTTCTACAAGCAAACCAACCAGGCTGCG TTCAACATCTGTGCCAACAGCAGCCTCCACGACTACGCGACGATCTTTCCCAGGGACAACCTGACAGTGGCCGTGGACAtttaccaagga GGCGTGATCCTGGGCTGCCTCTTTGGCCCTGCAGCCCTGTACATCTGGGCCGTGGGTCTCCTGGCTGCCGGGCAGAGCTCCACCATGACCGGCACCTACGCGGGACAGTTTGTGATGGAG GGCTTTCTGAAGCTGCGGTGGTCACGCTTCGCCCGAGTCCTGCTCACTCGCTCCTGCGCCATCCTGCCCACTGTGCTCCTGGCTGTCTTCAGGGACCTGCAGGACCTGTCAGGCCTCAACGACCTGCTCAACGTGCTGCAGAGCCTGCTG CTTCCGTTTGCTGTGTTGCCCATCCTCACTTTCACCAGCATGCCCGCCCTGATGCAGGAGTTTGCCAACGGCCT GGTGAGCAAAATTATCACTTCCTCCATCATGGTGCTGGTCTGTGCCGTCAACCTTTACTTCGTGATCAGCTACGTGCCCAGCCTCCCCCACCCTGCCTACTTCAGCCTTGTAGCACTGCTGGCCGCAGCCTACCTGGGCCTCACCACTTACCTG GTCTGGACCTGTCTCATCACCCAGGGAGCCACTCGTCTGGCCCACAGTTCCCACCAACGCTTTCTGTATGGGCTTCCTGGAGAGGatcaggaggaggggaggacctCGGGATGA
- the SLC11A1 gene encoding natural resistance-associated macrophage protein 1 isoform X2, which produces MPVRGCPARQPLSAQRVPESAVLMSGGGGGRGQMALTLGQQKEAGHSPRLMGPFAGDTGTPNQGGTRYGSISSPPSPGPQQAPPGGTYLSEKIPIPDTESGAFSLRKLWAFTGPGFLMSIAFLDPGNIESDLQAGAVAGFKLLWVLLWATVLGLLCQRLAARLGVVTGKDLGEVCHLYYPKVPRTLLWLTIELAIVGSDMQEVIGTAIAFSLLSAGRIPLWGGVLITIVDTFFFLFLDNYGLRKLEAFFGFLITIMALTFGYEYVVARPAQGALLQGLFLPSCPGCGQPELLQAVGIVGAIIMPHNIYLHSSLVKSREVDRSRRADIREANMYFLIEATIALSVSFFINLFVMAVFGQAFYKQTNQAAFNICANSSLHDYATIFPRDNLTVAVDIYQGGVILGCLFGPAALYIWAVGLLAAGQSSTMTGTYAGQFVMEGFLKLRWSRFARVLLTRSCAILPTVLLAVFRDLQDLSGLNDLLNVLQSLLLPFAVLPILTFTSMPALMQEFANGLSGPVSSPREPLVWPTVPTNAFCMGFLERIRRRGGPRDELPPGPGHGWDE; this is translated from the exons ATGCCAGTGAGGGGCTGCCCGGCACGCCAGCCACTGAGTGCACAGAGAGTGCCCGAGTCTGCGGTCCTCATGTCAG gaggaggtgggggaagaggaCAGATGGCTTTAACCCTGGGCCAGCAGAAAGAGGCAGGTCACTCACCAAGGCTCATGGGGCCCTTCGCAGGTGACACGGGTACCCCAAACCAGGGAGGGACCAGATATGGCTCCATCTCCAGCCCACCCAGTCCAGGGCCACAGCAAGCACCTCCCGGAGGGACCTACCTAAGTGAGAAGATCCCCATTCCGGATACAGAATCG GGTGCATTCAGCCTGCGGAAGCTGTGGGCCTTCACGGGGCCTGGATTCCTCATGAGCATAGCATTCTTGGACCCAGGAAACATCGAGTCGGATCTTCAGGCTGGGGCTGTGGCTGGATTCAAA CTGCTCTGGGTGCTGCTGTGGGCCACAGTGTTGGGCTTGCTCTGCCAGCGACTGGCTGCCCGGCTGGGCGTGGTGACAGGCAAGGACTTGGGCGAGGTCTGCCATCTCTACTACCCTAAG GTGCCCCGCACTCTCCTCTGGCTGACCATCGAGCTAGCCATCGTGGGCTCGGACATGCAGGAAGTCATTGGCACAGCTATTGCATTCAGTCTGCTCTCAGCCGGACG AATCCCACTCTGGGGTGGTGTCCTCATCACCATCGTGGacactttcttcttcctcttcctcgaTAACTACG GGTTGCGGAAGCTGGAagccttttttggatttcttattACCATAATGGCCTTGACCTTCGGCTATGAG TACGTGGTGGCTCGGCCTGCTCAGGGAGCACTGCTTCAGGGCCTGTTCCTGCCCTCGTGCCCAGGCTGTGGCCAGCCCGAGCTGCTGCAGGCCGTGGGCATCGTTGGTGCCATCATCATGCCCCACAACATCTACCTGCATTCCTCCCTAGTCAAG TCTCGAGAGGTAGACCGGTCCCGGCGGGCGGACATCCGAGAAGCCAACATGTACTTCCTGATTGAAGCCACCATCGCCCTGTCTGTCTCCTTCTTCATCAACCTCTTTGTCATGGCTGTCTTTGGGCAAGCCTTCTACAAGCAAACCAACCAGGCTGCG TTCAACATCTGTGCCAACAGCAGCCTCCACGACTACGCGACGATCTTTCCCAGGGACAACCTGACAGTGGCCGTGGACAtttaccaagga GGCGTGATCCTGGGCTGCCTCTTTGGCCCTGCAGCCCTGTACATCTGGGCCGTGGGTCTCCTGGCTGCCGGGCAGAGCTCCACCATGACCGGCACCTACGCGGGACAGTTTGTGATGGAG GGCTTTCTGAAGCTGCGGTGGTCACGCTTCGCCCGAGTCCTGCTCACTCGCTCCTGCGCCATCCTGCCCACTGTGCTCCTGGCTGTCTTCAGGGACCTGCAGGACCTGTCAGGCCTCAACGACCTGCTCAACGTGCTGCAGAGCCTGCTG CTTCCGTTTGCTGTGTTGCCCATCCTCACTTTCACCAGCATGCCCGCCCTGATGCAGGAGTTTGCCAACGGCCT GTCTGGACCTGTCTCATCACCCAGGGAGCCACTCGTCTGGCCCACAGTTCCCACCAACGCTTTCTGTATGGGCTTCCTGGAGAGGatcaggaggaggggaggacctCGGGATGAACTCCCACCAGGGCCTGGCCACGGGTGGGATGAGTGA